One window from the genome of Vibrio sp. VB16 encodes:
- a CDS encoding helix-turn-helix domain-containing protein, producing MIHWLQAPELPSVAKYIECYWFIEKRSDATSHQYPKLNPDPSAHLILSPSNQEYRYDMNPVIVEGKGSHWLFPHQQTLQLDHSQAFVHLGIKFRIGALYSLKIPTCAHPMLDAVEAFNLTSLFSMNGLVELDLIDCARNSPNLCCAQLDKLLQPWLENAKDDQHSELTNKALPLLGHTLISDLSSALFCSQRTLERSFSRVTGLTLKQCQTMNKLEQMLEYLYQRSTSEIDWVEVAFQFGFSDQPHLIRHLKKQIGLTPKNYAKERGLTIDVYGGVRSS from the coding sequence ATGATTCATTGGCTTCAGGCTCCAGAATTACCAAGCGTAGCAAAGTATATTGAGTGTTATTGGTTTATTGAAAAACGATCGGATGCAACAAGCCACCAATATCCAAAGCTAAACCCAGACCCATCCGCGCACTTGATACTTTCGCCTTCGAATCAAGAATATCGTTACGACATGAACCCTGTAATAGTTGAAGGGAAGGGGAGTCATTGGTTATTTCCTCATCAGCAAACCTTGCAGTTGGACCATTCACAAGCTTTTGTACATCTGGGCATTAAGTTTCGTATTGGTGCTTTGTATTCATTAAAAATACCCACGTGCGCCCACCCGATGTTGGACGCTGTAGAAGCGTTCAATTTGACCAGCCTATTTAGTATGAATGGGTTAGTCGAACTTGACCTTATTGATTGTGCGAGAAATAGCCCCAATCTTTGCTGTGCTCAATTGGATAAGTTATTGCAACCATGGCTTGAAAACGCCAAAGACGATCAACACAGCGAACTCACTAACAAAGCCCTTCCACTCCTTGGTCATACCCTTATTTCCGATCTAAGTAGCGCGTTATTTTGTTCGCAAAGGACGCTAGAGAGAAGCTTCAGTCGAGTGACGGGCCTAACTTTGAAACAATGTCAGACAATGAACAAATTAGAACAGATGCTAGAATATCTCTATCAGCGCAGTACTAGTGAGATAGATTGGGTTGAGGTTGCATTCCAATTTGGGTTTAGTGATCAGCCTCATCTCATTAGGCATTTGAAGAAACAGATTGGACTGACGCCAAAAAACTATGCGAAAGAGAGAGGATTAACTATCGATGTGTATGGGGGCGTCAGATCTTCGTGA
- a CDS encoding lipocalin family protein, giving the protein MKALRNLTILFICILTLSGCTGKPNDIEPVANFDLDNYLGKWYELARLDHSFERGLSHVSATYSVNDDGSVRVINRGWKKEDKEWSEAEGKAKFVITPDIAHLKVSFFGPFYGSYIVFYLEPDYSTALISGYNTDYFWILSRTPTIGQDKMDKYIMIAKAAGFNTSELIFPIQEPK; this is encoded by the coding sequence ATGAAAGCGTTAAGAAATTTGACCATATTATTTATCTGCATTCTTACATTGTCAGGTTGTACCGGTAAACCGAACGATATCGAACCTGTTGCCAATTTTGATCTCGATAACTATCTAGGTAAATGGTACGAACTTGCCCGGCTAGATCACAGCTTTGAGCGTGGGCTCAGTCATGTCAGCGCAACGTATTCTGTCAATGATGACGGATCTGTGCGTGTCATAAACCGTGGATGGAAAAAAGAAGACAAAGAATGGAGTGAAGCAGAAGGTAAAGCCAAATTTGTCATCACACCCGATATAGCACATTTAAAGGTGTCGTTCTTTGGGCCATTCTACGGCAGTTACATTGTCTTTTATTTAGAGCCTGATTATTCAACGGCACTAATCAGTGGCTATAACACCGACTATTTTTGGATTTTGTCTCGCACACCAACGATTGGTCAAGATAAAATGGACAAATACATCATGATAGCGAAAGCGGCTGGATTTAATACCTCAGAGCTTATCTTTCCTATTCAGGAACCAAAATAG
- a CDS encoding 3-phosphoglycerate dehydrogenase family protein encodes MRKIRTYNSISPHGLDCFPRDSYEVASEISEPDAIMLRSQNLHDICFPERVKAIARCGAGVNNIPVGDCTHQGIVVFNTPGANANAVKELVLTGMLMSSRKIVNGIDFTRMLVSERNNPQFSKLVEKEKTNFVGSELSGKTLGVVGLGAIGASVAHAALALGMKVVGYDPALSVDTAWRLSSQIQRAENMQWLIARSDFISLHVPANEHTKDMLNTETLSHAKPGSVLLNFARGSIVNQQALLASLEQGLIKQYVCDFPSPELLEHPQVILLPHLGASTHEAEQNCATMAADQLIDFLENGNIRNSVNFPTISLDRTKGYRIAFANDNVPKVLSQVLLVLSDLEINVIDMLNRSRDDIAYTIVDIESQPTEHLLAKITAVEHVFNVSTF; translated from the coding sequence ATGCGAAAAATTCGTACCTACAATAGTATCAGCCCCCATGGATTGGACTGCTTTCCCCGTGATAGCTATGAGGTCGCCAGTGAGATAAGCGAACCCGACGCCATCATGTTACGTAGTCAAAACTTACATGACATCTGTTTTCCTGAGCGAGTTAAAGCCATTGCACGCTGTGGCGCTGGTGTTAACAACATTCCAGTGGGTGATTGCACCCATCAAGGGATTGTCGTATTCAACACGCCCGGAGCAAACGCCAATGCAGTAAAGGAATTAGTCTTAACTGGCATGTTAATGTCTTCGCGAAAAATCGTTAACGGTATCGATTTTACCAGAATGCTTGTTAGTGAACGCAATAACCCTCAGTTTTCAAAGTTGGTTGAAAAAGAGAAGACAAATTTCGTAGGTTCAGAATTATCAGGTAAAACGTTAGGGGTTGTTGGTTTAGGTGCTATTGGAGCAAGTGTCGCACACGCGGCATTGGCTCTGGGTATGAAAGTGGTGGGTTACGACCCTGCACTTAGTGTCGATACGGCGTGGCGACTCTCTTCGCAAATACAACGCGCAGAAAATATGCAGTGGCTCATTGCACGCAGTGATTTTATCAGCTTGCATGTACCAGCCAATGAACATACCAAGGACATGCTCAATACAGAAACCTTATCTCACGCGAAACCTGGTTCCGTACTGCTGAACTTCGCTCGTGGTAGTATTGTGAATCAACAAGCCCTCCTCGCTTCACTAGAGCAAGGGTTGATTAAGCAATACGTATGTGACTTCCCATCACCAGAACTTCTAGAGCATCCTCAAGTCATTCTGCTACCGCACTTAGGGGCAAGCACGCACGAGGCCGAACAAAACTGCGCCACAATGGCCGCCGATCAACTGATAGACTTCCTTGAAAATGGTAATATTCGCAATTCAGTAAATTTTCCAACGATTAGTTTAGATAGAACGAAAGGCTATCGAATTGCTTTTGCTAACGACAACGTTCCGAAGGTATTAAGTCAAGTTCTTCTTGTTCTCTCTGATTTGGAAATCAACGTAATTGACATGCTCAACAGAAGCCGCGATGACATTGCGTACACCATTGTCGATATTGAATCTCAACCTACTGAGCATTTGCTGGCTAAAATAACCGCAGTCGAACATGTTTTTAATGTCAGTACATTTTAA
- a CDS encoding L,D-transpeptidase family protein yields MISRWFLLVSLLFVAPLQAASYRLPTDGSQLVGRIQNHLVEQGESMAGIAKQYDVGFLSLMAANQGVDPFLPEEGTVLTIPSLFILPSKDREGIVINLAELRLYYFDKDKKNVHVFPVGIGRIGRDTPEMTSYINQKIKDPTWTPTQTIRAESLANGIELPKVVPAGPNNPLGLYALRLGYGVGDYLIHGTNKDFGIGLRVSSGCIRMEPKDIDWLFHQVSRKEKVRVVNTPVKMTLEPDSSVFMEVHEPLTRSNGEKKTLAVPKNLEGWMDEFGMSKNKAKAAILVQSGIPIEIAGP; encoded by the coding sequence ATGATATCTAGATGGTTTTTATTGGTTAGCCTACTGTTTGTTGCGCCACTGCAAGCCGCAAGTTATCGACTGCCAACCGACGGTAGTCAACTTGTTGGTCGAATACAGAATCACTTGGTGGAACAGGGTGAATCAATGGCCGGTATTGCAAAACAATATGATGTCGGTTTTCTATCATTAATGGCAGCAAACCAAGGCGTTGACCCTTTTTTACCAGAAGAAGGGACTGTCCTTACAATACCTTCACTCTTTATTCTACCTTCCAAAGACCGCGAAGGAATAGTGATTAACCTTGCAGAATTACGGCTCTATTATTTTGATAAAGACAAAAAAAATGTGCATGTTTTTCCTGTCGGTATCGGTCGTATTGGTCGTGATACTCCAGAAATGACGTCTTACATTAACCAAAAAATTAAAGATCCAACGTGGACACCCACTCAGACAATTCGAGCTGAGTCATTGGCCAATGGTATTGAACTACCCAAGGTTGTTCCTGCAGGACCAAATAATCCTCTGGGGCTGTATGCATTACGCTTAGGGTATGGAGTAGGAGATTACCTTATTCATGGAACCAATAAAGATTTTGGTATAGGGCTCCGTGTAAGCTCTGGATGTATTCGAATGGAACCAAAAGATATTGACTGGTTATTTCATCAAGTCTCTCGTAAAGAGAAAGTGAGAGTAGTGAATACGCCTGTGAAAATGACGTTAGAACCTGATAGCAGTGTATTTATGGAAGTTCATGAACCTTTGACCAGAAGCAACGGTGAGAAAAAAACCTTAGCTGTACCCAAAAATCTAGAGGGTTGGATGGATGAGTTTGGAATGTCTAAAAATAAAGCGAAAGCGGCGATTCTAGTTCAAAGTGGTATCCCTATAGAGATAGCAGGACCATAG
- a CDS encoding phosphoserine transaminase: MKPQKQPANPNFSSGPCAKRPGYDVSQLDLSTLGRSHRSTIGKAALQSAIEQTKAALELPEGYRVGIVPASDTGAMEMILWSMLGQRPVDIFTWESFGEEWLTDVTKQLKLNDVRHFGADYGQLPDLNQANSDHDVVFTWNGTTSGVCVPNGDWIEDDRDGLTICDATSAVFAMPMPWDKLDVTTYSWQKVLGGEGGHGVIVLSPRAVERLESYTPSWPMPKIFRLTKGNKLIEGIFSGATINTPSMLCVADYLDALQWVDSIGGLSACIAKSQENLAVIEEFIANNEWIDFLAADSHTRSNTSVCLSLDATPEQVKALVKLLDVEGVAYDIGAYRDAPAGLRIWCGATVESSDLKTLLPWLSWGYQQVSK, translated from the coding sequence ATGAAACCTCAGAAACAGCCTGCTAACCCTAATTTCTCTTCAGGCCCCTGCGCCAAACGTCCAGGATACGATGTAAGCCAACTCGATTTATCCACTCTGGGACGCTCCCACCGCAGTACAATTGGTAAAGCCGCCTTACAGTCGGCGATTGAACAAACAAAAGCAGCGTTAGAACTTCCAGAAGGTTACAGAGTGGGTATCGTGCCTGCATCAGATACTGGAGCAATGGAAATGATCCTTTGGTCCATGTTGGGTCAACGTCCTGTAGATATTTTTACGTGGGAATCGTTTGGTGAGGAATGGCTCACCGATGTAACCAAGCAGCTCAAGCTCAACGACGTCCGCCATTTTGGTGCAGATTATGGACAACTGCCAGACCTTAATCAGGCTAATTCAGATCATGACGTCGTGTTTACTTGGAATGGAACAACCTCAGGTGTATGTGTACCTAATGGTGACTGGATAGAAGATGATCGAGATGGGTTGACTATCTGTGATGCAACCTCTGCTGTCTTCGCCATGCCAATGCCTTGGGATAAATTAGACGTTACGACCTACAGCTGGCAAAAAGTGCTGGGTGGTGAAGGCGGGCATGGTGTTATCGTGCTTAGCCCAAGAGCCGTGGAACGGTTAGAGAGTTATACTCCAAGTTGGCCGATGCCTAAAATCTTCCGCTTAACCAAAGGGAATAAGCTTATTGAAGGTATATTTAGCGGCGCGACTATCAACACACCATCTATGTTGTGTGTGGCCGACTACTTAGACGCACTTCAATGGGTTGACTCTATTGGTGGCCTCTCTGCATGTATCGCAAAATCACAGGAAAACTTGGCCGTTATAGAAGAATTTATTGCCAATAATGAGTGGATAGATTTTCTGGCAGCAGACTCTCATACTCGTTCGAATACGAGTGTATGCCTCTCTTTAGACGCAACACCAGAACAAGTTAAAGCGTTAGTAAAATTGCTGGATGTTGAAGGTGTCGCCTACGATATTGGAGCTTATCGAGATGCACCAGCTGGCCTTCGAATCTGGTGTGGCGCCACGGTTGAATCAAGCGATCTTAAAACACTACTTCCATGGTTAAGCTGGGGTTATCAGCAGGTTAGTAAATAA
- a CDS encoding outer membrane beta-barrel protein: protein MKKITLCLLGASIAFNVAADESGFYIGGKTGWTHFSGSCEPLSLDCDKEAMGGGLFLGYSINDWLAIESGYDYLGKAKATYPSSSESSINASNSTKVQGVELGLKADYYLADRLNIFGKVGGFRWQAEQKMQEPNRSNRNTDDGTSLMLGTGLEYQLSDQLRTRLEYQWFDDISGSDVSFLTVGLAYTFGSTDKATPVTEPEVTIVEPEAIEPEVIEPEVVSINELSSYALFKFDGTTLSSEADGHLSPMLKRLQDHSEAQLFIIGHTDSQGSASYNEQISLQRAQSVASYFENNGIAANRIQVEGRGESEPVADNSTLEGRALNRRTEVISPSFSQSAP from the coding sequence ATGAAAAAAATAACATTATGTCTATTAGGTGCAAGTATCGCGTTCAATGTGGCCGCCGATGAGAGTGGTTTCTATATTGGTGGAAAAACTGGCTGGACTCATTTTTCTGGGAGCTGCGAACCACTAAGTTTAGATTGCGACAAAGAAGCGATGGGTGGCGGTTTATTCCTTGGTTATAGCATCAATGATTGGCTTGCAATTGAAAGTGGTTATGATTACTTGGGTAAAGCTAAGGCTACTTACCCGAGTTCGAGTGAATCATCAATAAACGCTTCTAATAGCACGAAAGTCCAAGGTGTAGAACTCGGTCTTAAAGCCGACTATTACTTGGCCGATAGATTAAATATTTTTGGTAAAGTCGGTGGGTTCAGATGGCAAGCTGAACAAAAGATGCAGGAACCAAACCGTAGTAACCGTAATACAGACGACGGAACGTCTTTAATGCTTGGTACCGGTCTTGAGTATCAGTTATCTGACCAATTAAGAACGAGATTAGAATACCAATGGTTTGATGATATTAGTGGTTCCGACGTTAGCTTTTTAACCGTAGGTCTTGCCTATACGTTTGGCTCTACAGATAAAGCCACTCCCGTCACAGAACCAGAAGTGACTATTGTTGAGCCTGAAGCGATTGAGCCTGAAGTCATCGAACCTGAAGTGGTGAGCATCAATGAATTAAGTAGCTATGCTCTGTTCAAATTTGATGGCACTACCTTATCATCAGAAGCAGATGGGCACCTGAGTCCAATGCTAAAGAGACTTCAAGATCATTCAGAAGCACAGCTGTTCATTATTGGTCATACCGATTCTCAAGGTTCAGCGAGCTACAATGAGCAAATCTCTCTACAACGAGCACAAAGTGTCGCTTCCTATTTTGAAAATAATGGCATTGCGGCTAATCGTATTCAGGTTGAAGGCCGAGGGGAAAGTGAACCAGTTGCTGACAACAGCACGCTAGAAGGGCGAGCACTAAATCGCCGCACTGAGGTCATTTCACCATCGTTCAGCCAATCAGCGCCATAA
- a CDS encoding GNAT family N-acetyltransferase, with protein MLEIKKIESIGEISELRAAYFAKTTAPLDGMWHFGFVPMSDHFGFYEDNALVGYCCVNGDGYLLQFYLSPVAKVQPTELFTLIAQQNSVDIGEVIGAFVSTAETDYLSLCLDNSSSFTVNALMYQQNSTSKANQTKWLEMKMANQQQLKSFVEFAADAIGAPEQWLSGYYDNLIQRQELWGYWINEQLVASGECRLFDEHQVEFADMGMIVAKSERGKGIATRVLRFLINRAAEQGLKPMCSTESDNTGAQKAIMRAGLTSSNRIVQFEFDRA; from the coding sequence ATGTTAGAAATAAAAAAAATTGAGTCAATAGGTGAGATCAGTGAATTAAGAGCCGCTTATTTTGCGAAAACTACCGCCCCACTGGATGGCATGTGGCACTTTGGATTTGTTCCTATGTCGGATCATTTTGGGTTCTATGAGGATAATGCTCTAGTCGGATATTGTTGCGTTAATGGGGATGGCTATCTGTTGCAGTTTTATCTGTCGCCTGTGGCTAAGGTACAGCCAACGGAATTGTTTACCTTAATTGCACAGCAAAACAGTGTCGATATAGGTGAGGTTATCGGGGCATTTGTCAGTACGGCTGAAACGGATTATCTCTCGCTATGTTTAGATAATTCGTCATCATTTACGGTCAATGCTTTGATGTATCAACAAAATTCAACAAGTAAAGCTAACCAAACAAAATGGTTAGAAATGAAAATGGCCAATCAGCAACAGCTTAAAAGTTTTGTAGAATTTGCCGCCGACGCTATCGGTGCTCCGGAGCAATGGTTATCTGGATACTACGATAACTTAATTCAGCGCCAAGAGCTTTGGGGTTATTGGATAAATGAACAATTAGTCGCCTCAGGAGAGTGTCGTTTATTCGATGAGCATCAGGTCGAATTTGCTGATATGGGTATGATTGTGGCGAAATCTGAACGAGGAAAAGGAATTGCTACTAGAGTGTTACGGTTCCTAATAAATAGAGCTGCCGAGCAAGGTTTAAAACCGATGTGTTCAACTGAAAGCGATAATACAGGCGCTCAAAAAGCGATCATGCGAGCGGGGCTTACTTCTTCAAATCGAATTGTTCAGTTCGAATTTGATCGTGCTTAA